In a single window of the Montipora capricornis isolate CH-2021 chromosome 11, ASM3666992v2, whole genome shotgun sequence genome:
- the LOC138024207 gene encoding uncharacterized protein isoform X2, producing the protein MSLWKALRFIILVYFFETSGSTRWPSGSYGLPKALSGCPYADDFEWLSGRIYQDTENTASTSRRSTEFHLDAEVNRRGITRAFCLKTSKSSDDKRIPWPQGKYCVYKKGNACPLNLSPGGVRWDDENTVNMNQNEGTLPDGKYDSDTYIEYCCSTSGDRNVPISLPTLKPFFLLAHGSAECQQVKWAVASQEWIRFDNEDRGNTDFEWGLYPHGAGIRNHNISYCYYRGCSGTLSGESGTFYSPNYPRHYPNGQYCSWRITVNSTQQIHLNFTHFDLQNETNTDIVALYDGEDNTGKVLGEFYGRYRPPEGGVLSTSNNLFVLFKSDKIGAYTGFSASYNAFDRLAVGSLSTLGIILLSRSPAAHLQGSEAAVIAELVTSQTKTLPGSEATVIAELVTSNLSPQNFFSSKEELTPTGNKKLLLTSSSSTAVSLSAVTGISSGSMKEISSAVAPAPTIAQAIFAGTLASSYDISSSLYAGITSLTPTPRTTDTEQPTSEMSSITVYSPATRRSLHKEEGITTTTFVTSRSRAEVIKSLSASRIRAETKISKISSTSIAKEMPKSKWTSASKPALSKSQVQGIDSLSFSMIARQDMTTSFIEAAMTSFYTEMTSAGTKESLSNLGLASKTHSCIDKAIYTIPSSEFREATPILQSIMSHPTQTSSSFHQIKKSTSSAIHTSRSEVEGTSSAQRLAKSLLSSPVIYTPSSQKRDIKWPVALDSTTSPKSLLSSPSTERTTVMGINSLFGTRPIDASLSVVTLVQRIWSSVSSTPSILSLSSSAVSTVVKTISRSAPSLTWWSRSSSSSSLSSKSTPLSLSTSTSTSTSPSSSKSLSTSLSSSKSTSSSLSLSPSTSAPLSLSLSTSPSSSSSSSSSSSPSTSLSLSTSLSSSSSSSSSSSPPPSSSSLPSLSVLSRLPPSSPSLSPSPSSPSPSPSSSLSLSSLLISSPSLQTWSQVLSTITSQEISKAPASFSNQLIMQSISTLSPSSSSMFSSSSSLFSTSSLTSSGSPSLATKQLKTVSTPAAVTSFQRVRQSISSSSLSSASSSSLWSSSLSSISSSPSSLSSLFSSSKLLQSQPTWLSSLQSQVVISSYTDTKETVSFIKVTGQSTVSLKYSRHTEGGMMTAHTFVPSSSQTDEATITDPETTSPFTEMNPTDSLEVKEVGAPVNKQGINIIAIVLPLVLLFLLALLIAAVLIYCKRKKKKEEMGGQT; encoded by the exons ATGTCACTATGGAAAGCCCTACGTTTTATAATCCTTGTTTATTTCTTCGAAACATCAG GGTCCACACGGTGGCCGTCTGGCTCATACGGACTTCCCAAAGCTTTGTCCGGATGTCCCTATGCCGATGATTTTGAGTGGCTGTCAGGGCGGATTTACCAAGATACTGAAAATACTGCTTCAACCAGCCGAAGGTCGACCGAATTTCACCTAGATGCAGAAGTGAACAGAAGAGGCATTACTCGTGCATTCTGCCTGAAAACAAGTAAATCGTCAGATGATAAAAGGATCCCTTGGCCACAAG GGAAATACTGCGTTTACAAAAAAGGCAACGCATGTCCCTTGAATTTATCACCTGGAGGTGTCAGATGGGATGACGAAAACACTGTAAACATGAACCAAAACGAGGGGACACTTCCTGACGGAAAATATGACAGCGACACATACATTGAGTATTGCTGTAGCACAAGTGGTGATAGAAACGTTCCCATCTCTCTCCCGACCCTGAAGCCTTTCTTCTTGCTGGCCCATGGTTCGGCTGAATGCCAGCAAGTGAAGTGGGCAGTAGCAAGTCAAGAGTGGATACGGTTTGATAATGAAGATAGAGGAAACACCGACTTCGAATGGGGACTATACCCACATGGCGCAGGAATCAGAAATCACAACATTAGTTATTGTTACTATCGGG GATGTAGCGGTACTCTTTCTGGTGAAAGCGGAACTTTTTACTCGCCAAACTACCCAAGACATTACCCCAATGGGCAATACTGTTCTTGGAGAATCACGGTGAACTCTACTCAGCAAATCCACTTAAACTTCACACACTTTGACTTGCAAAACGAAACGAATACCGATATCGTAGCTCTGTATGACGGAGAAGATAACACTGGAAAAGTACTGGGAGAGTTCTATGGACGTTACCGCCCCCCTGAGGGAGGTGTCCTCTCCACGTCCaacaatttgtttgttttattcaaATCGGATAAAATTGGGGCTTACACGGGATTCAGTGCCTCGTACAACGCTTTTGATCGCTTGG CTGTCGGATCTTTATCCACCTTGGGAATAATTTTGTTATCACGTTCTCCTGCGGCACACCTGCAAGGTTCGGAAGCCGCTGTCATCGCAGAACTAGTAACCTCACAAACGAAAACATTGCCAGGTTCAGAAGCAACCGTCATCGCAGAACTAGTAACGTCAAATTTATCCccccaaaattttttttcatctaaAGAAGAATTAACGCCAACTGGCAATAAAAAGCTACTTTTAACATCATCATCCAGCACCGCTGTATCACTTTCAGCTGTCACTGGCATCTCCAGCGGAAGCATGAAGGAAATATCATCAGCGGTTGCGCCTGCACCAACTATAGCACAGGCCATTTTCGCTGGAACATTAGCTTCGTCGTATGATATATCGTCATCACTTTATGCAGGAATCACCAGTCTTACTCCAACCCCAAGAACCACGGACACTGAGCAGCCAACGTCTGAAATGAGTTCAATAACAGTGTATTCGCCTGCTACAAGAAGATCACTTCATAAAGAAGAAGGGATCACGACAACCACATTCGTGACCTCACGATCTCGAGCCGAGGTAATAAAATCCTTATCTGCATCAAGGATAAGAGCAGAAACAAAAATATCGAAAATTTCGTCAACAAGTATTGCGAAGGAAATGCCAAAGTCAAAGTGGACATCGGCATCAAAACCTGCCCTCTCAAAGTCACAAGTTCAGGGAATAGACTCACTGTCTTTTTCAATGATTGCCAGACAAGACATGACAACATCGTTCATAGAGGCAGCAATGACGTCATTTTACACAGAAATGACGTCAGCAGGCACAAAGGAGTCCCTGTCAAATTTGGGATTAGCATCTAAAACACATTCATGTATTGATAAAGCAATCTACACCATTCCGAGCTCGGAATTCAGGGAAGCAACTCCAATTTTGCAATCCATCATGTCGCATCCAACTCAAACATCGTCATCATTTcatcaaataaaaaaaagtacatCTTCTGCAATTCACACCTCAAGATCTGAAGTTGAGGGAACTTCATCAGCCCAAAGGCTTGCAAAGTCTTTACTTTCATCACCTGTCATTTACACTCCGAGTTCACAAAAGAGGGACATAAAATGGCCAGTTGCCTTGGATTCTACAACTTCACCAAAGAGTTTATTGTCATCGCCATCGACTGAAAGAACTACAGTCATGGGCATAAATTCACTGTTCGGCACAAGACCAATTGATGCATCACTGTCTGTTGTTACCTTAGTCCAGCGAATATGGAGTTCAGTATCATCAACTCCATcgatattatcattatcatcatccgCAGTTTCCACTGTAGTTAAAACTATCAGCCGATCAGCACCATCATTGACATGGTGGTCacggtcatcatcatcatcatcattatcatcaaaaTCAACGCCACTATCATtatcaacatcaacatcaacatcaacatcCCCATCATCATCAAAATCACTATCAACATCACTGTCATCATCAaaatcaacatcatcatcactatcattATCACCATCAACATCAGcaccattatcattatcactatcAACATCaccatcgtcatcgtcatcatcatcatcatcgtcatcaccatcaACATCACTATCATTGtcaacatcattatcatcatcatcatcatcctcatcatcatcatcaccaccaccaTCATCTTCATCGTTACCATCACTATCAGTATTGTCGCGGTTACcaccatcatcaccatcattatcaccttcaccatcatcaccatcaccatcaccgtcatcatcattatctttatcatcattattaatatCGTCGCCCTCCCTACAGACATGGTCACAAGTACTATCAACAATAACTAGTCAGGAAATTTCGAAAGCTCCAGCTTCTTTTTCAAATCAACTTATCATGCAATCGATATCAACGTTATCACCATCGTCGTCGTCCATGttttcatcatcgtcatcattattcTCGACCTCATCTCTGACTTCATCAGGATCACCTTCCTTAGCTACTAAACAATTAAAGACAGTTTCCACACCTGCGGCTGTCacttcattccaacgtgttagGCAATCgatatcatcgtcatcattatcatcggcgtcgtcatcatcattgtgGTCGTCGTCTTTGTCTTCAATATCATCGTCCCcatcgtcattatcatcgcTGTTCTCGTCGTCAAAGCTATTGCAGTCACAACCAACATGGTTGTCGTCATTACAGAGCCAAGTAGTGATATCATCATACACAGACACGAAAGAAACAGTGTCTTTTATCAAAGTGACAGGCCAGTCAACTGTATCTTTAAAGTATTCACGGCACACAGAGGGAGGAATGATGACTGCACACACTTTCGTCCCGTCAAGCTCACAAACTGATGAAGCAACAATCACAGACCCGGAAACAACGTCACCTTTCACTGAAATGAATCCAACAGACTCTCTTGAGGTCAAAGAAGTTGGAGCACCAGTTAACAAACAAG GTATTAATATCATCGCAATTGTATTGCCAttggttttgttgtttttgttggctCTTCTGATAGCTGCTGTATTAATTTATTGCAAAAG aaagaagaaaaaagaggaaatgGGAGGCCAAACTTAG
- the LOC138024207 gene encoding uncharacterized protein isoform X1, with translation MFFLSSLIRSFCRLPLQFGFRSLTSRQNTTGEISLHKSLLTRFHSATKEEKHRKTGNHCFDKKRVPFGVQFFRHRTFKMSLWKALRFIILVYFFETSGSTRWPSGSYGLPKALSGCPYADDFEWLSGRIYQDTENTASTSRRSTEFHLDAEVNRRGITRAFCLKTSKSSDDKRIPWPQGKYCVYKKGNACPLNLSPGGVRWDDENTVNMNQNEGTLPDGKYDSDTYIEYCCSTSGDRNVPISLPTLKPFFLLAHGSAECQQVKWAVASQEWIRFDNEDRGNTDFEWGLYPHGAGIRNHNISYCYYRGCSGTLSGESGTFYSPNYPRHYPNGQYCSWRITVNSTQQIHLNFTHFDLQNETNTDIVALYDGEDNTGKVLGEFYGRYRPPEGGVLSTSNNLFVLFKSDKIGAYTGFSASYNAFDRLAVGSLSTLGIILLSRSPAAHLQGSEAAVIAELVTSQTKTLPGSEATVIAELVTSNLSPQNFFSSKEELTPTGNKKLLLTSSSSTAVSLSAVTGISSGSMKEISSAVAPAPTIAQAIFAGTLASSYDISSSLYAGITSLTPTPRTTDTEQPTSEMSSITVYSPATRRSLHKEEGITTTTFVTSRSRAEVIKSLSASRIRAETKISKISSTSIAKEMPKSKWTSASKPALSKSQVQGIDSLSFSMIARQDMTTSFIEAAMTSFYTEMTSAGTKESLSNLGLASKTHSCIDKAIYTIPSSEFREATPILQSIMSHPTQTSSSFHQIKKSTSSAIHTSRSEVEGTSSAQRLAKSLLSSPVIYTPSSQKRDIKWPVALDSTTSPKSLLSSPSTERTTVMGINSLFGTRPIDASLSVVTLVQRIWSSVSSTPSILSLSSSAVSTVVKTISRSAPSLTWWSRSSSSSSLSSKSTPLSLSTSTSTSTSPSSSKSLSTSLSSSKSTSSSLSLSPSTSAPLSLSLSTSPSSSSSSSSSSSPSTSLSLSTSLSSSSSSSSSSSPPPSSSSLPSLSVLSRLPPSSPSLSPSPSSPSPSPSSSLSLSSLLISSPSLQTWSQVLSTITSQEISKAPASFSNQLIMQSISTLSPSSSSMFSSSSSLFSTSSLTSSGSPSLATKQLKTVSTPAAVTSFQRVRQSISSSSLSSASSSSLWSSSLSSISSSPSSLSSLFSSSKLLQSQPTWLSSLQSQVVISSYTDTKETVSFIKVTGQSTVSLKYSRHTEGGMMTAHTFVPSSSQTDEATITDPETTSPFTEMNPTDSLEVKEVGAPVNKQGINIIAIVLPLVLLFLLALLIAAVLIYCKRKKKKEEMGGQT, from the exons ATGTTTTTTTTATCCTCGTTAATAAGATCGTTTTGTCGACTTCCTCTTCAATTCGGCTTCCGTAGTCTCACCAGTCGTCAGAATACCACCGGTGAAATTTCGTTGCATAAAAGTTTGTTAACAAGATTCCACAGTGCAACCAAAGAGgaaaaacacagaaaaacagGAAATCACTGCTTTGATA aaaagcGCGTTCCTTTTGGAGTTCAGTTTTTCAGACACCGAACATTCAAGATGTCACTATGGAAAGCCCTACGTTTTATAATCCTTGTTTATTTCTTCGAAACATCAG GGTCCACACGGTGGCCGTCTGGCTCATACGGACTTCCCAAAGCTTTGTCCGGATGTCCCTATGCCGATGATTTTGAGTGGCTGTCAGGGCGGATTTACCAAGATACTGAAAATACTGCTTCAACCAGCCGAAGGTCGACCGAATTTCACCTAGATGCAGAAGTGAACAGAAGAGGCATTACTCGTGCATTCTGCCTGAAAACAAGTAAATCGTCAGATGATAAAAGGATCCCTTGGCCACAAG GGAAATACTGCGTTTACAAAAAAGGCAACGCATGTCCCTTGAATTTATCACCTGGAGGTGTCAGATGGGATGACGAAAACACTGTAAACATGAACCAAAACGAGGGGACACTTCCTGACGGAAAATATGACAGCGACACATACATTGAGTATTGCTGTAGCACAAGTGGTGATAGAAACGTTCCCATCTCTCTCCCGACCCTGAAGCCTTTCTTCTTGCTGGCCCATGGTTCGGCTGAATGCCAGCAAGTGAAGTGGGCAGTAGCAAGTCAAGAGTGGATACGGTTTGATAATGAAGATAGAGGAAACACCGACTTCGAATGGGGACTATACCCACATGGCGCAGGAATCAGAAATCACAACATTAGTTATTGTTACTATCGGG GATGTAGCGGTACTCTTTCTGGTGAAAGCGGAACTTTTTACTCGCCAAACTACCCAAGACATTACCCCAATGGGCAATACTGTTCTTGGAGAATCACGGTGAACTCTACTCAGCAAATCCACTTAAACTTCACACACTTTGACTTGCAAAACGAAACGAATACCGATATCGTAGCTCTGTATGACGGAGAAGATAACACTGGAAAAGTACTGGGAGAGTTCTATGGACGTTACCGCCCCCCTGAGGGAGGTGTCCTCTCCACGTCCaacaatttgtttgttttattcaaATCGGATAAAATTGGGGCTTACACGGGATTCAGTGCCTCGTACAACGCTTTTGATCGCTTGG CTGTCGGATCTTTATCCACCTTGGGAATAATTTTGTTATCACGTTCTCCTGCGGCACACCTGCAAGGTTCGGAAGCCGCTGTCATCGCAGAACTAGTAACCTCACAAACGAAAACATTGCCAGGTTCAGAAGCAACCGTCATCGCAGAACTAGTAACGTCAAATTTATCCccccaaaattttttttcatctaaAGAAGAATTAACGCCAACTGGCAATAAAAAGCTACTTTTAACATCATCATCCAGCACCGCTGTATCACTTTCAGCTGTCACTGGCATCTCCAGCGGAAGCATGAAGGAAATATCATCAGCGGTTGCGCCTGCACCAACTATAGCACAGGCCATTTTCGCTGGAACATTAGCTTCGTCGTATGATATATCGTCATCACTTTATGCAGGAATCACCAGTCTTACTCCAACCCCAAGAACCACGGACACTGAGCAGCCAACGTCTGAAATGAGTTCAATAACAGTGTATTCGCCTGCTACAAGAAGATCACTTCATAAAGAAGAAGGGATCACGACAACCACATTCGTGACCTCACGATCTCGAGCCGAGGTAATAAAATCCTTATCTGCATCAAGGATAAGAGCAGAAACAAAAATATCGAAAATTTCGTCAACAAGTATTGCGAAGGAAATGCCAAAGTCAAAGTGGACATCGGCATCAAAACCTGCCCTCTCAAAGTCACAAGTTCAGGGAATAGACTCACTGTCTTTTTCAATGATTGCCAGACAAGACATGACAACATCGTTCATAGAGGCAGCAATGACGTCATTTTACACAGAAATGACGTCAGCAGGCACAAAGGAGTCCCTGTCAAATTTGGGATTAGCATCTAAAACACATTCATGTATTGATAAAGCAATCTACACCATTCCGAGCTCGGAATTCAGGGAAGCAACTCCAATTTTGCAATCCATCATGTCGCATCCAACTCAAACATCGTCATCATTTcatcaaataaaaaaaagtacatCTTCTGCAATTCACACCTCAAGATCTGAAGTTGAGGGAACTTCATCAGCCCAAAGGCTTGCAAAGTCTTTACTTTCATCACCTGTCATTTACACTCCGAGTTCACAAAAGAGGGACATAAAATGGCCAGTTGCCTTGGATTCTACAACTTCACCAAAGAGTTTATTGTCATCGCCATCGACTGAAAGAACTACAGTCATGGGCATAAATTCACTGTTCGGCACAAGACCAATTGATGCATCACTGTCTGTTGTTACCTTAGTCCAGCGAATATGGAGTTCAGTATCATCAACTCCATcgatattatcattatcatcatccgCAGTTTCCACTGTAGTTAAAACTATCAGCCGATCAGCACCATCATTGACATGGTGGTCacggtcatcatcatcatcatcattatcatcaaaaTCAACGCCACTATCATtatcaacatcaacatcaacatcaacatcCCCATCATCATCAAAATCACTATCAACATCACTGTCATCATCAaaatcaacatcatcatcactatcattATCACCATCAACATCAGcaccattatcattatcactatcAACATCaccatcgtcatcgtcatcatcatcatcatcgtcatcaccatcaACATCACTATCATTGtcaacatcattatcatcatcatcatcatcctcatcatcatcatcaccaccaccaTCATCTTCATCGTTACCATCACTATCAGTATTGTCGCGGTTACcaccatcatcaccatcattatcaccttcaccatcatcaccatcaccatcaccgtcatcatcattatctttatcatcattattaatatCGTCGCCCTCCCTACAGACATGGTCACAAGTACTATCAACAATAACTAGTCAGGAAATTTCGAAAGCTCCAGCTTCTTTTTCAAATCAACTTATCATGCAATCGATATCAACGTTATCACCATCGTCGTCGTCCATGttttcatcatcgtcatcattattcTCGACCTCATCTCTGACTTCATCAGGATCACCTTCCTTAGCTACTAAACAATTAAAGACAGTTTCCACACCTGCGGCTGTCacttcattccaacgtgttagGCAATCgatatcatcgtcatcattatcatcggcgtcgtcatcatcattgtgGTCGTCGTCTTTGTCTTCAATATCATCGTCCCcatcgtcattatcatcgcTGTTCTCGTCGTCAAAGCTATTGCAGTCACAACCAACATGGTTGTCGTCATTACAGAGCCAAGTAGTGATATCATCATACACAGACACGAAAGAAACAGTGTCTTTTATCAAAGTGACAGGCCAGTCAACTGTATCTTTAAAGTATTCACGGCACACAGAGGGAGGAATGATGACTGCACACACTTTCGTCCCGTCAAGCTCACAAACTGATGAAGCAACAATCACAGACCCGGAAACAACGTCACCTTTCACTGAAATGAATCCAACAGACTCTCTTGAGGTCAAAGAAGTTGGAGCACCAGTTAACAAACAAG GTATTAATATCATCGCAATTGTATTGCCAttggttttgttgtttttgttggctCTTCTGATAGCTGCTGTATTAATTTATTGCAAAAG aaagaagaaaaaagaggaaatgGGAGGCCAAACTTAG
- the LOC138024304 gene encoding uncharacterized protein, producing the protein MKKTERNIALFILLFSLAYANQYDPHLFPAKGPFVETWYSRIIDFESNHSFGIHFGQVLRGSKDLNFGQYPLNIVSLLHSRGDDTSLQTFQVFPSNDDIEVTAWGESVTTNPDFKSPASFEWKAKPYGYFRVNEHGTRFNFTNIGGVSFIGILGPPKPWGPYGEGPEGWIHDLPVHWFVYSLGSELINYNWVNEETGEMLRGRQGVVYQQKTWGNGFPLAWIQGQGVDGPSGSSFAISLGVLEIAQFNTPTHLIGYRSSALTLNFHPTNSELMKYIDTCHGAVNITVKSHTHKLTCEIQAPPSTLQTCLLGPTDIGFAPVSVECYIASAYFHLYKMTSSGYLLIESRVFHSVTLHLGGLYLCQGNTPCQESWNLN; encoded by the coding sequence ATGAAAAAGACGGAAAGGAATATCGCATTGTTCATCCTCCTGTTTTCATTAGCATATGCAAATCAATATGATCCACACTTATTCCCAGCGAAAGGGCCGTTCGTGGAAACATGGTATTCGCGAATCATAGACTTTGAATCCAATCACTCGTTTGGGATCCATTTTGGCCAAGTTCTGAGAGGCAGCAAGGATCTTAACTTCGGTCAGTATCCACTTAACATAGTTTCCCTGCTTCACAGCAGAGGGGACGATACCTCCTTGCAGACATTCCAAGTGTTCCCTTCAAATGATGATATTGAAGTGACTGCTTGGGGTGAGTCCGTGACGACGAATCCAGATTTCAAATCACCAGCAAGCTTCGAATGGAAAGCGAAGCCATATGGCTACTTCCGAGTAAATGAGCACGGAACGAGATTTAACTTTACAAATATTGGCGGGGTAAGTTTCATAGGCATTCTGGGACCTCCGAAACCATGGGGTCCATATGGAGAAGGACCCGAGGGGTGGATACATGACCTCCCAGTGCACTGGTTTGTGTACAGTTTAGGCTCAGAGCTAATAAATTACAATTGGGTCAATGAAGAAACTGGTGAAATGTTACGAGGTAGACAAGGAGTGGTTTATCAACAAAAGACTTGGGGAAATGGTTTCCCATTGGCTTGGATACAGGGTCAGGGTGTTGATGGACCTTCCGGCTCTTCATTTGCTATATCCCTTGGAGTCCTTGAAATTGCTCAATTTAACACTCCTACacatctgattggctaccgCAGTTCAGCTCTCACGCTCAACTTTCATCCAACCAATTCAGAGTTGATGAAGTACATTGACACATGCCATGGTGCTGTGAATATTACTGTGAAAAGCCACACCCACAAGCTTACATGCGAAATCCAGGCGCCCCCATCAACTTTACAAACATGCTTGCTGGGACCAACTGACATTGGTTTTGCTCCTGTCTCTGTAGAGTGCTACATTGCCTCAGCTTATTTCCATTTGTACAAGATGACTTCATCTGGATATCTGCTGATCGAAAGCAGAGTATTCCATTCTGTAACTTTGCATCTTGGTGGCCTGTATCTTTGTCAGGGGAATACTCCTTGTCAAGAATCATGGAATTTAAATTAA